The Natrinema caseinilyticum genomic sequence GTGTTCGCAACTGTTAGACTGAATTCAGGTCTGGAACATGGATACGAAAGATGTCCAAATCTTGACCACGCTCGCAAGTGCTGGCACGGCGAGTCCCGAAACGATCGAAGAATTGACCGGAATTCCGAAATCGACCGTTCACTATCGGCTCACCCAGCTCCGCGAGTCCGGCATCATCGAGAACGATATCTACGATATCAACCTTGAGGAGGCCGGACTATCCATCACGCTCATCTCGGAAATCTGGGCGGAGTTCGAGGAAGGGTATCACGATACCGTCGGCGAGCAACTCGCCGCCGTCGAAGGCGTCAACCAGGTGTATTTCACGATGGGGGACACCGATTTCGTCGTGATCGCCCACCTCGCGAACCGCGAGATGGTCGAGAAGTTAATCGAAGACTACGAATCGATCGACGGAATCGATCGTACGTCGTCCAAATTCGTTATTTCCACCGTCAAAGACGAACCGAACGCCCTCAACGATTTTCACGTCGAGACGCTGATCGACGCGCTCGCCGACTAGCAGCGCCGACTGGGAAACCGCGCAGGTCCGCTCGAGCGAGCGACGGCGCCACCGCCCGTCGGCAGTTACGTCCGTCGTTTCGCTTTTTGCAGGACCCGAACGTTCTCGATTCCGGTATTCGGGTACTGACCATCCTCGTCTTTCTCGACGGCCTTGACCATGTCCCAGACGACGTTCAGACCGGTCGTCACCCCCTCGAGAGCTTCCATCTCACAGCCCGTCTTGCCGGTGGTCTCGACGGCGACCCGCAGTTCGACCCGATCGTCACCGAGCGAGAAGTCGGTCTCGACGTTCGTGATCGGGATCTGGTGGCACATGGGGATCGTCTCCCAGGTGTGCTTGACGGCCTGGATCGCGCCGATTCGGGCGGTCGCGAGGACGTCGCCCTTGCCCACCTCGTCGTCGGTGATCGCCTCGATCGTCGACCGTCGAAGGCGGATCTCCCCGGCCGCGACCGCACGACGCTCGCTATCCGGTTTGTCGCCGACGTCGACCATCTGAACGTCGCCCTCCGCCGTGGTGTGGGTCAGTTCGTCCGCATCGGCATCCGTCCGCGTCCCCGTCTCCGTCCCAGTGTCGGTATCCGTCCCCGTCTCGGCACGCCCGTTTCCGCCGTCACTCGGGTCGCCCGCGTCGTCGTTCTCACTCATCCGCCTCACCCCAGAGGGCAGCGGGAATTTCCGCGAGCATTTCCGACGCGAGAAAGCCGTTCGACGCCGTCGGAGCGAGTCGTTCGCCGGCGCGACCGTTGACGAACGCGGCCGCCGCCGCGGCGTCGAGCGGATCGGCGTGCTCGAGCAGTGCCGCGACGATCCCCGCCAGCAGATCGCCGGTTCCCCCGACTGTCATCCCGGGCGACCCCGCTCGACAGACCCGGGTTCGCTCGCCGTCCGTCGCGACGTCGTCGACGCCCTTCGCGAGGACGACGTGACCCAGTTCGGCCGCGAAATCCGCGACCTCGTCCGCTGTCTCGCGCAGCGAATCGGTATCCGGACCGCCCATCCGGGCGAGTTCCCCGCGGTTCGGCGTACAGACCAGGGTCGCATCCGTTTCGAGATCCGGGACGATCGACAGGGCGTCCGCGTCGACGACCGCCGGCCCCGTGTAGGACTCGAGGAACGTACGGGCGGCCTCGAGCGTCTCGTCTGCGGTCCCGAGGCCCGGACCGAGCACGACCACGTCGTCGTGGCGCTCCGCC encodes the following:
- a CDS encoding Lrp/AsnC family transcriptional regulator, producing the protein MDTKDVQILTTLASAGTASPETIEELTGIPKSTVHYRLTQLRESGIIENDIYDINLEEAGLSITLISEIWAEFEEGYHDTVGEQLAAVEGVNQVYFTMGDTDFVVIAHLANREMVEKLIEDYESIDGIDRTSSKFVISTVKDEPNALNDFHVETLIDALAD
- the moaC gene encoding cyclic pyranopterin monophosphate synthase MoaC: MSENDDAGDPSDGGNGRAETGTDTDTGTETGTRTDADADELTHTTAEGDVQMVDVGDKPDSERRAVAAGEIRLRRSTIEAITDDEVGKGDVLATARIGAIQAVKHTWETIPMCHQIPITNVETDFSLGDDRVELRVAVETTGKTGCEMEALEGVTTGLNVVWDMVKAVEKDEDGQYPNTGIENVRVLQKAKRRT